The following coding sequences are from one Triticum aestivum cultivar Chinese Spring chromosome 5A, IWGSC CS RefSeq v2.1, whole genome shotgun sequence window:
- the LOC123105581 gene encoding non-specific lipid-transfer protein A: MAPITRRANAILVVGMLLAAAMAAVATDVAEPEAAAEVSCGDAVSALIPCGSFLVGAVAGAPSESCCRGAQGLRRMAGTPGARRALCRCLEQSGPSFGVLPDRARQLPALCKLGISIPVSPHTDCDKIQ, from the exons ATGGCGCCTATCACTCGTAGGGCCAATGCCATCCTCGTCGTGGGGATGCTCCTCGCGGCTGCCATGGCAGCTGTGGCGACCGACGTGGCGGAGCCTGAGGCGGCGGCCGAGGTGTCGTGCGGGGACGCGGTGAGCGCGCTGATCCCGTGCGGGTCGTTCCTGGTGGGCGCCGTCGCCGGGGCGCCGAGCGAGAGCTGCTGCCGCGGCGCGCAGGGGCTGCGGAGGATGGCGGGCACGCCGGGCGCACGGCGCGCGCTCTGCAGGTGCCTGGAGCAGTCCGGCCCGTCCTTCGGCGTGCTCCCGGACCGCGCCCGGCAGCTACCCGCGCTCTGCAAGCTCGGCATCTCCATCCCCGTGAGCCCCCACACCGACTGCGACAA GATACAGTGA